TTCCGGTTCCTTATTACGTTACAGATTAACAATCTATAATCCATTTCTCTTTTTCCCCCCATAAGAATCATTCTCAACCAACCAATCCTGGGCAAGCTTTCaagctttttcatttttcccgTGCTGAGCTGGGGGTCTAGTGCTTGAGCAGAAAACCTGACTATCGAGAAGAAATCTTTTTCTTGGAGGAATTATGTGTGTCACACATCaatattaaattaaatgtaCCAACTCTCCAAGCTTCCTTTCTCTTTTCCAGAGAGAGGCCTCAGCGTCTCAGCCACAGACTTAAAAGTTGTAAATTGTCGtacctctcctcttctcctgatGCATCTACTGCACAGACTTGTTGCAGATTACCATCCTTTCCCTagtctcacctacacacacacacacacacacacacacacacacacacacactggtattTATGTTGGATGGGGACCAACTTTCTGGTCATCACCTGTGGGGACCACCCTTTCTAAAGGTTCATGAGTCTTGTTTGCAGTAAACTGCTCTTTGTGTTGCCTTTGTAAACACTTTTGTCACTAAACTCAGCATACTCCAATGTGCATTCATCAGATCAGATCACAAACCAATATAACCACTACATTACTACAGTGCGAATGGtctgcactttataaataaccAGTAATATTTTTGAACAGTGTCAGGTGATTGTACAGTGTCAGATCAATGCAAGGTGTGTCAGGTCAATGCACAGTGTCAGGTTAATGCACGGTGTCAGGTCAATGAAGTTTCAGGTGAATGCATGGTGTCAGGTCAATGTAAGGTGTCAGGTCAATGAAGTTTCAGGTGAATGTATGGTTTCAGGTCAATGAAGTTTCAGGTGAATGTATGGTTTCAGGTCAATGAAGTTTCAGGTGAATGTATGGTTTCAGGTCAATGCACAGGCCACTTGCAGAAAATCAGCTACAGGACAGTTTGGCTAGGGGGGAATTTCTGTTTGGAGAAAGAAACCGCTCAATTCTACTCATTCCTTGTTTGTAACCAGCTTTCCAATTAAAGCATTATCAGAATTATTAAAAATACATCTGTGTGGACTAGACAAACCATTCCTGAAGCGTGCTCGATTCCATTCCAGATTTAGACCTTTCTCACCTTTTGCTTTTAGAAAGATTTTAATTAGTTCATCCACAGACATTGCTAACAGTGTGGGGAGGATTTGAAAGGATTTGAAATTTTAATGACTACATTTAATTCTTTAATGATCCAAGTCTTACCTCAGTACTTCACTAGTTGTTTAAGTTAGAAGTGAACTAGAGCATGACACACAAATCCTGCATTGCAAAATCTGAAATACCTTAATTTAAAGAGGGATGATTAAAAACCCGATAAATTTGACGCATTTCAACAACACAGGAACATTACACTGACACATCAACACAATCAAAAACAAAAGTGGATAACAAAGAAGTACGTATTAGTGCATTAGCAGCTCTCCATGCAAAAGGACAACAAACATGTCATGTTGTTCATAACTGATCAACAAGACCAGGTCTCCATCATAATGCCAATTCACAgcgcaaaataaataaaaaagtttTTACAACACCTAAAGAGGTATATAGAGGACCATAAAAACAACTGACATCTTCACAATACTATACACTTATTCACAAAGTAGATTTTCTATTTACTGTGTGACAATTTGACATTCACATGTACCACATTCATGAAAATTACTACTTTTCACAAATAAATTGCTAATTTAACCACAAAATAAGTGAAAGGATCATCTGCCACACAAAACCATTCAGATTTGCCAGTGATATCTGTTCTCCATTTTTAACTAAAACTGGAAATATATAGAGCTCATTATATCTTTATTCTATGGGATTTCTTTAGTTCTGATTTTGTTTTTGGCCTGCAGCACAATTATAAGCAGAAGCAAGCATTTGATGGTAATTAAATGAATACTGTCCtttaaaaatatgtatttacaaCAACATACTTTGCTTAGATCTGTTGATTAAATGTTCTTTATAGTTTGTGCAGTAAGGTATGTGGGTGAGGTTAACAGCAATGTTCAAAGATTTAGTGTATACAGAATTTATACTGAGGTTTAAAATGTGGACCTAAAATAATGTTCACTGGCTATTTAAAGAGAAACATGTGCAGGAAGAGAACACTACTTTGAGAAGAATGCAACCTATCTTTTTTAATCCTCAGTACAATGCTGCAACACAGCAGTAGCTTCTAAACTCTTCTTGGTAAAGTGCAtgggaataaatacattttaatgcaAAATAGCAATATTTGGGAAATggcaacaaaataaaatatattgaaCTATATGCCTATATCTTTTAAAAGCATTACATAGACCTATAGAatgaaaaacaaactatatatatatatatatatatatatatatatatatatatatatatatatatatataaagtcaGAAACTGCAGAGAGAGTCACTGACCAAGCAATTATCTGCAGGTTAGATTTCACCAGTTCTTGAACTACACAAGTGCAGGTCACAAGGTGTATACTACATTGAAGCGCTTCAATCCCTGAACAGCTGTACAAAATTACACTCAGCACTACAGACAACCTTATATCTCTAAACAGCCTACAGTTTAAATGATCAACTGAATAgaatacacaaacaaaacaaaaaaggaaaATTATCAGTTTTTTACACAACCATCTTGCCATACCTTCACAAAAATCTCATTTATGCTCTTGACATTCTTTAAGTGTGgtcattttaaataatctatTTATTGCACTCAGAGTATAGCTAAGTTATCATATATGGATTTTGGCAGTCAACAAACAAGCAATCCTTCAGTAGAGGTCCACTGACTATAGAAGGTTCTATAAAGGAAATATTCTTTAACAGAGAAGCttctgtgtttttatttgtttctattACTGCAGCACTTGTCCTAGGATGAGCCCTAAATGCAACACATTTCAGTATCAGAGGGTTTTTTCAAACAGTGACATCAGCAATGTATTGTGGTATCACTAAATGTTCCTTTATGTGTACCTTTATCTATTTGATATGATGATTTGAGGGCCTAAATTAATTAAAATCACTatgaatttttttaattaatgtttGTTTAATGCTTTAATGCTTTTATTCTCTTATTAAATTTAGCTCAAAAATTAACTTTGTTAATATAACGAGCAAACGTTGAATGCTTATTATAATTCAGATTGCCTTTAAGTCATATGTAAATCTCACTCGCATTAAAATATCACTAAATATCCAGATGCTGTGATGGTGCCCCTGCTGCTGGTAGTGCCGTTAGACAGTGATCTAATTACATCTGGCGTTTTGTTTACATTTCATCGTTTGCTGCACATGTCTGTTTTGGGCTATTGCCATGACAACTCGGGTTGCATGCCTTGTCTCACCaagtgtggtgttgtgttattACACAGTTTCCTACTGTGTTCTTTACCGATTGTCGGTTCTATGGTTAATTTTATTGTTATGTTGACTTTCTTTTGTTCTAGCTAGTGCGCTTttatgtttggttttgtttcctCATTTATCCTCTTCGGAGACACACCTGATCCCTCCTTTTTCCTGTAGACTCTATGCTTGTGACACAACCAAAAATAATTGTAATCTAGTACAATAAAAACTATTAACTATGGATATTGCACCAAACCATGAACAATATAAttacacaaaaataaattaaatataatttaaaattagtattatattttaatatataatatactaATCTTCACTAATAAATGCTATAAAATCTACACTTTCCTGGACAGTGGAGTTTTAGTTCTCCTCATTAGACTTAACCAGTGGCTCATCATTCTGATTCTTTGTGGCTTCTGAAGTAGACTTCACAGAAGAGCTGGGATTCTCCGACCCAGAACTGGCTGGCACCAACGGAACTTTCTCCTTTTCTGGAGACACAGGCAATCTTCTGCTCGTCTCCCTGTCTGGGTCTGGAGCTGGGGCCCCGCTGAAGCTACGCGCAATCTCATCAAAGGTTCGGCCTTTGGTCTCAGGAACACGGAAGAATGTGAATATGAAGAAGATGATCAGGAAGATCATGAAGATGATGAAAACATATGGCCCACAAAGTTCCTGTTAGATAAGACACAGTGCATTTTAATATGAGTCAATATTAAGGcaatatatttctatattttacTTAAAAACAAAATGATCTTTTTGTAAGATGTAATCTAATGCTAAGACAGAAGGATTGGTTACCTCTAGTTTGGGGAAACTGACACCCACAAGAAAGTTGGCAGTCCAGTTGGAGCAACCAGCAACGGCCATTGCACCAGGACGTGGTCCCTGGGAGAAGAGCTCAGCCACAATGAACCATGGGATAGGTCCTGGCCCCATCTCAAACATAGCCACGAAACAAAACACCGCTGCAATGCTCAGGTAGCTCAGGGACTGGATATGCTTCTGCTCAGGCAAGAAAACAAGCATAAACAAGTCAGTTTTTTTTAAGACTTTTATATCATTGATAATTGCAAGCGCATAAAATTCAGGAAAAAATTACATCAGTTGACATAAGATGGAACCTACCAATAGAAGGGCAATGGTCAAGACCAGAGCACTGATAGCCATCCCTCCCAAGCCAATAAGGTGCAGTGTTCTTCGTCCAGCTCTCTCAACAAGGAATAGCTTTAAGCAAGAAAGAGGTCATGAGAGGAGAATCACACATTCATATACATACTTTACATTTTTCAGTCTACTACTGCACTGTAGGAATAAACTAATAAAATGGGCAATAATTCTGTTTACTTATAAAACAGAAGAACACCCATTAAATTGTAACACACTTTTAACAGAAGCTAAAAGGTAGTTAAACTCATTTTCAGTGACTTTGAAATGTGTGACAATCTAACGCATATTCAACATGACAACCATTTCACCATGTCTTACTAAAGCTGTTTTGTAGCTCTTTTGTAgttttattacatattttacagtgttacagtcacagttttattacatattttacaGTATTTAAATAGTACTTTCCCAAATGTTTTCTGGTATCCATGCACAGTCAGGTGGGAACTATATTTACAGTATCCTAGCAGTAACACATTACCATAATTTCTTCAAATCTCCAAAAGAAAACCAAGTGTTTTGTAGAAATGTTTACTAAGTTTAAGTGTGTCAGATCTATGGAAACACAATGCAGATGTTGTACAAGAATGTGAGATTGAACACGCTGGAATATAATCCAATACTCAGGCACCTACCGACACAACAGTAAAAATGGTGTTCACAACTCCAGctccaatggtagcatatatggGTTTGGTTACACCAGCGGACTCAAAGATACCCGTCGAGTAGTAGAACACCTGAGAATATAAAACACCGAAGGAGAGCCATGTTACTTATGTGGACACTGATGAGACTCCATTATGATGTCCATTATAATGTTGTCCACAGAGGTTTGTTCCACTTACAGCGTTGATGCCAGACAGCTGCTGAGAGAGTTGCAGCATGATGGCGATGAGAAGAGGCTGGCGGTACGTGGAGCTGCGGAAGAGTTCGGGGATGGTCACCTTCTTCTCCATGTTCATCTTCACACTTTCCTCCTTCATgtcctccatgtctttggacacATCCTCACAACCACGAAGACGCACCAGTGCTAAGACAGAGAATGGCAGTTGTTATAAGACTGTCTGGTACAGAACTCTGGGTGGCGAGGGCATTGTTATGGTCTGTGTTACGGAGTAAATGGGAACAGCTCAGGTTATATCATGGCAAACCCGCAGTGGGGTGACATGAGGTTAACTACATCATAAGTCAGTCAAGAGGACAAAAGGCAGAAAAATGGCAACAGGTCAAGAagatgctgaaatgaaatgaatgaatgaatgaaataaatgaaaccatatatatatacaaaatggAAGCTCAGAAAGCAACATCATTGTAGAAAAAGAGTAGAAAAAAAGATATGGTGTAATTAATCTGATCTTTTttatattcatgtatatgttTGTATATGCATGTAGTGTAATATATCTTTATTTATCCGATatcttatatatgtgtgtgctgtatttGTCTCAAAGGCGAATGTCATATCCTGCTGCTGATCTTTAGGATTAAGGGCTTTGAACTTCATTTCTTTAGTCTTTCTTAAGCTATAAGACAAATCACTCCTGTCTCCAATGTTTCCGTTTTAAAGTGTATAACTTACTGGCCTCGTGTGCATCTCCTTTTGGGTATACAGGTCTGGAATCTGTATTTGAGCTATTCAATAGTCAAGCAATTGTAATTTGAATATTCTATATCCTACTTTTTATGATATAGACTTGTATACACTAATGGTAATAATCAAAAATAAAATCCTATTATCAGGCACATAGAAAAGTGTCCTTATGTAAAAGAGATTGTGCTACCTCAAAGCTTTAATCTTGCGTTGGTAGATTAGGTCTCACCTTTGCAAGCCTGCTCCTCCTCGTTGAGGTTAATGAGCAGGTAGCGCGGACTCTCGGGACAGAAGGGCAGAAGCAGACACTGTAGCACAGCCGGTATCACGGTGAGCGCTAGCAGCAGTGGCCAGAGCGTGTCTGAGCCCAGCAGGAACTCTAAACCCAAGATCTACATGCAGCAGAAAAATGGGATAGCAGGCACACCTGTAAGCCTTGTGATTAGTATGTTAGCCACAGCACATTAGCTGAAGTTATGTTAGTTTGGTTTAGCATGTTAGCTTGAGCCAATTTAGTTACATAAAAGAGGGCTGATTGAAGGACTAAAAGTTAATTTGGAAGCGGAATGAACTTGCAGCTTGAAGTATTGGTGGAAGTATCTATCTTTCTCAAAAATCAATTCAAAGTGTACAGATTTATCTAATCTTTAATTGCCACAAACAAACCAGTTTTAGAATATGGCAATCTTTTTGATCTTGTGCTGAATGACAATCAAACACGCCACATAAAAGTTCACCTGTGCAATCAAGATGCCCACCACCACACCAAGCTGGTGCAGAGTCCCAAATGCTCCACGTAGAGGGGTGGGAGATATCTCCCCCACGTACATTGGGGTAAGTCCAGTGAAAAGGCCACAGAAGAGCCCAATGATCAGCCTGCCAACGATGATCATCTCAAAGGAATTTAATAGTGTGCACAGTCCCATCAGTGCACCGCCAATCAAAGCCAAAATATTCACCAGGAACATGGACTTGCGTCTGTGAGTTAGAACAGGAAAACCATTACCGTTTACCATACTTTTAATGGAAGCCAATAGGCAGTTAAACACAATCAATAAATGTTTGAAATAAGTAACAATATGGCACAAATTCAAAATGACCACTACTGTACTTTAATTAAACTTGTTTTAGGATGTGACAAACATGAGAGTGGGATAGTAAGATATCAGAAACACATTCTCTTAATTTCATTCTTTTGGAAAACGGAATCTCTTAAATTGCATAAATTAAAATGCATAAATAATACAGATTTACAGTTTTTATGCTTTGTATGGATATATCTTAACCTACCCAATACATATTTCTATATATTGTAATTTCTGCACCTAGTTTTATCATGATAGTGAAATTATGAAATGCAATGTGTTTAACACTCCATAATAAGTTATTTTTACACATCCTAATTGCACCTCTCTGACATCTTGATATCAAAAGTAAGTGATTATCTTAACAAATGGAAACGCACATGTGTACCTTATTTATTGCAATAGTAACATATTATTACTTATATGAGGATATGAGGAATGTAATACTCctaactgtgacgggcaggtgtgagcaacaaaaaggaagcgatcacgccaagtctcagggaaaaagggtggtttaatataaagtgtgcaaacctaaaacccgtgcaatagatccgaattaaggatataatgaccagcggtcaactggtacaaagacaagacatatatagacagacaaacgaccatcaggtgggaacggatcacgggctccgcccacctgaggggcgtacacgacgtcacacaacaacaacaacacagccgctgtggacagaggcggccggtagggggccgcctcaccgtgacagacccccccaccaagccgcactcccctccactgggtgtgtggcacacagcggctgcacaacaacacgaaggggcaggaaggcaaggacaggcagggacacacctcctgcagtccacgagctgaaacacaaaacacataacattagtcagctcacctccctgggcgggaccctggaccgactgggccgtcaacaagacaaaaccacgccccggtcggtcacagggccctcacgccctaaccggccttaagccgcatagccccacaggtgcgaggacggcgggcctcggctccttgtccgtccggggtgtatgtgtgtgcaggttacctccctggggcgtggctacgtcacctccaggaccccgtggaagggtctccgtcctgtgcaggagctcttcagaccggagccccatggtccccaaacatccggggtccccagccctctagggaggggctctttccgaccgggctccggtcaccccacaacataagggggctcctgccagctggagacccccacaaggtccagggatGCCACGATTcaacgccagggagaagcacctgcacataaaacacaaatgcacacacacacccacacacacc
This Brachyhypopomus gauderio isolate BG-103 chromosome 6, BGAUD_0.2, whole genome shotgun sequence DNA region includes the following protein-coding sequences:
- the slc2a3a gene encoding solute carrier family 2, facilitated glucose transporter member 3a; translated protein: MAGETNQVTCYLMFSLCTAVIGSLQFGYNTGVINAPEQKLRSFFNKTWVDRYGVPISPGVCTIVWSLAVAIFSVGGMVGSFSVGVISNKFGRRKSMFLVNILALIGGALMGLCTLLNSFEMIIVGRLIIGLFCGLFTGLTPMYVGEISPTPLRGAFGTLHQLGVVVGILIAQILGLEFLLGSDTLWPLLLALTVIPAVLQCLLLPFCPESPRYLLINLNEEEQACKALVRLRGCEDVSKDMEDMKEESVKMNMEKKVTIPELFRSSTYRQPLLIAIMLQLSQQLSGINAVFYYSTGIFESAGVTKPIYATIGAGVVNTIFTVVSLFLVERAGRRTLHLIGLGGMAISALVLTIALLLKHIQSLSYLSIAAVFCFVAMFEMGPGPIPWFIVAELFSQGPRPGAMAVAGCSNWTANFLVGVSFPKLEELCGPYVFIIFMIFLIIFFIFTFFRVPETKGRTFDEIARSFSGAPAPDPDRETSRRLPVSPEKEKVPLVPASSGSENPSSSVKSTSEATKNQNDEPLVKSNEEN